DNA from Sphingomonas sp. R1:
CAGCACCGCATCGATCTGGTCGATCCGGCCGAACGCGCGCAGGCGGTGATACAGGTCGAAATCCTCGACATAGCGGCATTCGGGCCGCTCGAACGGCACCAGCCGGCGCGCGGCGTCGGCGCGGAACAGCACCGACGACCAGACCAGCGGATTCTGCACGAGCATCAGCCAGTCGATCAGCCCGGGGGTGAGCGGGCGCGGCCACTGGCCGGGGCGCACCCGCTCGCCCGTCAGGCAGTCGGTCGCGGTGCTCACCAGCACGGTAGCGGGGTTCGCCTCCAGCCACGCCACCTGCCGGGCAAAGCGATCGGGCAGGCTGATATCGTCCTGGTCCAGCCCGGCGATATAGCGCCCGCGCGCCTCGGCAAAGGCACGGTTGCGCGCGACCACCGGCCCGCCGTTCACCGCGCTCTCGAGCACGCGGATGCGCGGATCCCGCAGGCCGCGCAGCACCGCCACGGTGCCATCCTGCGAGCCGTCGTCGACCGCGACCAGCTCCCAGTCGGCGAAGCGCTGCGCCTGCAGGCTCGCCAGCGTCTCGGGCAGCAGCGCGGCGCCGTTATAGGTCGCCATCACCACCGAGACGGTGGGCACCGCGCTCATGCCGCCACGCGCGCCCGATCGGCAAGGATCTGGTCGACGATCATCCGGCCGATGTCGTTCTGCCAGAGCCACAGCCCGTTGGCCTTGCCGCTGAAGCTCGCCTCGCCGCCCAGCGGGCCATCCGGCACATGGCCGGAGGCCAGCCCCAGCCCGTAGACACCGGGCAGCGGGCGCCCCTCCGCGTCCAGCACCCGGCACTGCTGGTCGACCAGCCGCGGGCGACCGGGATGATCCGCCATCAGCGCGATGCGCCGCCCGTCCGCATCGAAGAGCGGCAGCGCGCGCGGACGATAGCCGAGCGCGCCGATAACCACATCGGCCTGCCGCAGCTCCGCCTGCATCGCCGCGTCATTGTCCCCGGTCAGGCGGCACAGCGCCATGCGCGGATCCGGCGCGCGACCGCCGACGCCCAGCATGCGCAGCACCAGCTCGCGCGCCTCCAGCCGAAACCCGGCGAGGCGATAGACGAACCCGCTCAGCGGGCAGATGTCGTCCGGCCCGAAATCGGTGAAGCCGTCGGCCCGCGCCTCCTCCGCCGAGCGATAGAAGGGCCGCAGCGGCCGGCGGTGATAGAGCCGCAGCGCCCCCGGCCCCAGCGGCAAGGCCGGGCTCGCCTTGAGCAGCAACACGGCGGCCGCCATCGCGCTGGTCGATCCGCCGACGATGGCGATACGCGGCGCACGCGTGCCCGCCAGCCGCGTGCGCAGCCGGTCGAGCCCGCCCAGCCGCAGGAACGCATCGCCCAGCACCAGCCGGTCGCCCGCGAGCGCGCCGATCGGCATTCCGGCGACCGGCTCGGCCGCGACATGCGCGGGATCCTGATGGCCGCCGGTGGCGATCACCAGATTGGCCGCCCGCATCACCCGCTCCTCCCCGGTCAGCAGGTTGCGCACCGTTGCCGCCCATTCGCCCTGCCGGGTGCGCCGCGCCTCGATCACTTCGGACCGCGTGGCGACCACGCCGCCATGCTGGGCGACGATCGTGCCGAGACGGGCGCCGGTCGCTTCCAGGAAGGGCGTCGTCCGCGCCAGCGGCACGCCGAGACGGCCGGCATGCAGCGCCACCTCGCGTCCCGCGGGATGATCGGTCAGCGCGGCGATGTCGTCGTGCACATTGTCCTTCACCGCGGTGAGGAACGTCTCGGCGGTGCTGTCCGAGGTGATCGCATAGCTGCCGAGCTCGCCGCGCCCCAGCACGGCATCGCGCTCGACGATGGCGAGCCCGCTGCGCGCGAGGCCGATCAGCTGGTCCCCCTTGGTCGAAGCGGTCAGCAGCGCCGTGCCCGCCGGTCCGCCGCCCACGATCAGCGCCGAATGCACCGCGCGCCCGCGCCGTTCGACGCGCAGCCCGTCCAGGCCCACCGACCGGCAGGCGTCGATCAGCGCGGTGCATATCGTGTCGACATCGTCGGCGGTCATGCCGTCGGTGACCGGCAGCGACAGGATGCGGCCGGCAATATCGTACGCCACCGGCAATGCCCCGTCGATCACGCAGCTGGCGCGGAACCAGGGCTGCTCGCCGAGGTGCGGGCTGAAATACTGCCCTGCCCCGATCCCCTGCTCGGCCAGCCGCGCGATGATGGCCGCGCGGTGCCCGGCAAAAGCACGCGGCAGCAGCAGCGACTGGAACTGCAGCGCGGGCCGCGAGCCGTTCAGCGCCTGGAATTCGAAGCCATGCGCGTCCGCGAAGCCGCCGAGCAGCGCACGGTAGATCTGGTCGAGCCCCGCGCGATGCGCGGCGACCTCCTCCAGCTCGGCCAGCTTGGCCATGGCCAGTGCGCCGAGCACTTCGGGGAGCTTCGCGTTGAGCCCTGGCCCTTCGGCCGATCGCCCGCCGACAAAGCCGAAATTGGCAAGGCTGCGCAGCGTCTCGATCAACTCGGCGTCACCACAGTGGATCAGCCCGCCCTCGGCGGTGGCGAACACCTTGGTCGCGTGCATCGAATAGACGACCGGGAACGGCAGTCCCGCGCCGAAGCTGCGCCCTTCCGCATCGAGCGTGCCAAGCGACGCGGCGGCATCCAGCACCACGCCGATGCCGCGGGCATGATAGTCCCGGTATCGCGCCAGATCGATGCCCGCCCCGAAGGTGGCATAGGGCACCACCGCGGCGATGCGATCGCCATAGCGGTCGAACGCCGCCGCCTCCGCGGCTGCTGCCATTGCCCAGTCGCCGGGATCGCTGTCGCACAGCACGGGCGTGAGGCCCGCCCATTGCACCGCCTGCGCCGTGGCGGCAAAGGTGAAGGCGGGGACCAGCGCCAATGCGCCGCTACCCGCGCGGGGACCTGCGGCATGGCGGATCGCGAGCATCAGGCCGATCGTCGCATTGTTCACCGCAAGGCAGGCGCCCTGCCCGCCGAACAGCCGATCCCGGGCGGCGGCCTCGAACGCGCGCACCACCGGGCCGCCGTTCGAATAGACGCCGCGCGCCTCGATCGCGCGCAGTTCGTCGATCATGGCACTCAGCCGCGGCGGTCGCGGTGCGATCAGCGGCAGCCGCTGCATGCTCATCTCCCCAGATGCCCTCCGCAAGGAAGGGCGGAAGAGCGGGGACCATGGCAGACACGGCTTAGAAAAACGTAAAATGTGCGAAGGGCCGGCCCGGTCGCCCGGTCCGGCCCCGCATTCTATCCGATAATGTGCGGATCAGGCGGCGATCGCCACCCCGGCCTCGGCGCGGCGGCGGCGCATCGCACCACCGGCAAGGGCAAAGCCGAACAGCATCGTCGCCCAGCTGAGCGGCTCCGGCACCGCGGTCAGCGCGGTGTAGATCTGCGCGGTGTTGATCGTGTAGCCCTTGTTGGCGAGCACGTCCAAGTTGATGTTCCAGCCGATGGCATCGAACGCGGCGAGATCGGTTGCGGTGATCACGCCCATTTCGCCGTAGCAGAAGGTCGGGTCCATCACGCCGATTTGGTTATAGCCGTTGCAGCCACCGGCCGAGCTGGCGGTATCCTTGAAGTGCGACGCCTGGCGGCCGTCGCCATTATAGGCACCGGTCGACATCAGCGAGCCGTCGTCGAACTGGGTATTGCCGCCGTCCAGCGAGAAATAGGAGGCGGTACCCACCGACCAGTCGAGTACCGGGGTAGTGCCCGGCGCCACGTTGCGCGGATCGCTGCTGTAGCGGAACAGGTCCAGCACCGAACCGGCCGACTGGTTGTTCCAGTTCACGCCGTTGCCGATGGATGCGTTCGGGCCGACTCCCGAATACTGGTCGTACAGATCGACGCCGCTGGTGAAGCCCAGCGCGTGCCCGATTTCGTGGATGGCAACCCCGATGAAGTCCATCTGGCCTGCCGTGATGCCGTTGGTGGGATCGAAATCGAAGCTGAAGGCCGAGCTGAAGGTGACGTTGGCGTCGTTCCCCGCAGCGAACCCGGTATAGCCGAGCGCCTTCAGGTTCGCCTCGGTCACCGTCAGGCGGACATTGTTGGTGGTGATCGACGTGTCGTATTGCGACGCGTTGACGTTGATCCCGAGATTGCCCGTGCGCGCCGCGTTGCGCACCATGCTGATGCCGTGCACGGCGCCGAACGTCGGATCGTTGAACGTCGTCGTCGACAGCGTCGGGAGCACTGCCGAGGCATCGAGCGCGGAGTTGCCGACCGCCTTGAGCGCGTCGATCACGTCTTCGGTCGCCACGCTGTACCGCGCGCTGCCCGTGGAGCCGATGATGCCGGTGCCCAGCGCGCTGTAGCCGACGCCAAGATTGATCGTGACGTTGGTGCTGATCACGCTTTCCCAATAGCCGGCGGCGATCTTGAAGCCGAGTTCGGCCGCGCTTCCCGTGACCCCGCCGTTATCGACCAGGTTGATCTTCAGCTGCGCCTGGGCCGGCGCGGCCACGCCCATCAGACCAATTGCCGCAACCCCGCAGGCAACCCACGTCTTAACGTTCTTTCGGATCTGCATTGGTTTCCCCCATGAGCGGCGCGTTCCCTCGCGCCTGGGGCAAAGTTAACAATTTGTTACCGAACGACGTCAAGGACTGTAACGAGCAAAAATGAAATGAATGTTTTCCGTGCGTAAAATGTCACACCTGTAACCACCAGGCGCGTCTCAGCGCGCGGCGACGGACTGGGCGTGCAACGCGGGGAAGACCTCCTCGATCGGCTTGCTGTCCGGCAGAACATACACATAGCCGCCCTTGCCCCGGTACAGCGGGCTGAGCAGCCTGGTGTAGAAGGTGCTCGGCACGTTGATGCAGCCGAAGGTGATGCGATTGTCGTCCGGCGTCGGCGAGGCGAGTCGCTCGCGCCGCTTCTCCTTGCGCGCCGCCGCACCGGTCGGCACCGGATGGAGCGCGACCGAGGTGTAGTAATCCACCCACAGCACCCGCTCCTTGCCGACCGCGAGGCCGAACCTGGCGAGGTAGCGGCCGGCGGGCGTGGTCTTCTCGGCGGGGCCGATCTCGGAGAGTTCCTTGGCACCGATGCCCGGGCTCGCCTCGTCGCCCGGCGCGATCCCGATCAGCACCGGCACCGCGGCCAGCCGCTTGCCGGCGGGATCGAACAGGAACAGCGCCGCGTGCGGCTTGTCGACGATGAGATAGGGCAGGCCGTGATTGTCGCCCGCGCTGGACACCCAGTCGTGCACGCGCAGCGTATCGGCGGAGGGAAGCAGGTCGGGCGCCGCCGCCAACGCCGCTGCGGGTTTCGCCTTCCGGGGCTTGGCCTTGGCCGCCTTCGCCTTGGTTTTGACGGCGGCCGGCCTGGCGTCCTGCGCGGCAGTGACGGTCGGCGGCGCGAGCAGCGCCAGTGCGGCAAGCGCGAGAAAGCCCTGGATCATCGGTTCGGTTGCTCATGGGAAAGGGGGTGGCCGCGCAATCGCGCGACCACCCGACAGGGCCGGCCGGACGGCCGGCGCGAAGGCCTGGGCTTAGTTGCGCGGACGCTTGCGCGGCTTGGCGTTCTGCTGCTCGACCTTCTGCGACAGCGCCTGCTGCTGCTGGTCGAGCGTGTCGACGCGGCCGTTCAGCTGGTCGAGTCGCTGGCCGTTCTGCTGCGCCTGACCCGAAGCGGCCTGCGCCTGCGACAGCGCCTGCTTGGCGGTGCCGTCGGTTTCCTGGAGCCGCGTCTCGAGCGCGTCGACGCGCTGGCTCACCGGCGCGATCTGTTCGCGCACGAAGCTCTTGGTGGCGCAGCCGCTGAGGCCGACGGCACCGATCATGAGCATGGCGAGGGGGGCAAACTTCATACCGTTACGCATGTACACACCTTTCACTGGTTAACGAAAACAAAGGCCTGGTCACCAAGCCGAGCAACAGGACCGCAACAATCCCGATTCTGTCCGGCCGTGCGTCTTGTCCGGTGGACGGAGCCGAAACGGCCGGTCATCGCCGCTTTCCCTTCCGTTTGCCGATCGGCGCGAAGGGATCGCGGGGGATCCCGTCGTCGCTTGCCTCGACCTTGGCCGGCCCGTGCTGCGCCGCGACGCAGCGCTGCAGCTCCGCCACCGCCGCGCCGCTGCCGTCGAGCGGCAGACGCGCGACCGGCGTCTCGCCGCGGTCGATATAGAGTGCCTTCGATCCGGCAAAGGCGGCGGGGAAATCGGCATCGAACGCCGCGACGAAGCCCTGCTTGCCGTCCGCGACGATCCCGACGGCGGCATGATCGGGGTAGCCGCCCTGGCTCAGCTTGTAGGTGAGCTTCAGCCGGTCCTGCGGGCGGATCGACCAGTTCTCGTTGAGCACCGAGAGATGGTTGCTGCCGTCCCGGCTCACCCCGAGCAGCACGCTGGTATGCCCCGGGCGATCATAGTCGCGGCTGATGAAGCAGCCCGACCCGTCCTTGCTCGGCGCGACCGTCCAGTCGCCGAGCTGGCGGGCCGGATAGTCCTGCGCCAAGGCCGGCGCGGCGACCAGCAGCGCCGCCGCGGCACTCGCCACGCTGCGGCAGCGGAAGCGCGCCGGCGCGGCTGACAGGAAAGGCAAGGCTGATCTCTGCACGCTCGCGACCATTGTAGATAACGGCCCGATAACGTTCGGCTGCCGGAATGGTTCACGAGCCGCCGCTGCGGCACTCCCCCAACGATGCGCAAGACGCTGGCCGAGTACACGAAGCGAGCGCGCTACGGTCTACCAAAGTCGCATCGTTGACCGCCCCAATGGACATATCGATCGCATTCTAAAACACTGTAGTGACGTAGAGGTAGTTTTGGAAAACGTGCCCAGTTATCGTATAGTACGTTCTACACGGCGCCCTCAAAACGTCGACCACGGACTTGTGCTTCTCGCGCCTTATCCGCGCTAATAACTAGCCCTTCGCCATTACGACCCCGTATATTCGGGCGTCGCACCAATGGCGCTCAGGCAATACGATGGAGAGTCACCGATGGAAAACGCGATCGTTTCACCATTTCAGTATTCGTTGATCTACAACGCATTCTCTTTCACCTTCGCCACCATGGCAGCCGCCACCATATATCTTTGGTTTGGTAGATCCCAGGTTTCCTCGGCGTATAAGAATGCGGTGACGATCTCCGGCCTGGTCACAGCGATCGCGGCCTATCATTATTTCCGTATCTTCGAGAGCTGGGAATCCGCCTATCACTATGTGAATGGCACCGTCACGGTCACCGGCATCGCCTTCAACGATGCCTATCGCTATGTCGACTGGTTGCTCACCGTGCCGCTGCTGCTGATCGAGCTGGTTCTGGTGATGCGCCTGTCGCGCGAAGAGACGGTGTCCAAGGGCTGGCGCCTCGGTCTCGCCGCAGCACTGATGATCATTCTGGGCTATCCGGGCGAGATCGCTGCCGATATTCCCACCCGCGCTTTGTGGGGCACGCTTTCGGCCATTCCGTTCGTCTATATCGTCTGGGAACTGTTCAGCGGCCTGGGCAAGTCGATCGACCGCCAGCCAGAAGCGGTGCGCGGCCTGGTGAAGCAGGCGCGCCTGCTGACCTTCGCCTCGTGGGGCTTCTACCCGATCGTCTACATGGCGCCGTATGCGCAGATCACCGGGCCGGATGCGCAGACCGTGATCCAGATCGGCTACACCATCGCCGATCTCGTCGCCAAGGCAGGCGTGGGCCTGCTGATCTTCGCAATCGCCCAGCGCAAGTCCGAAGTCGAAGGGCACGGCACGCCGCATACGGCCTGATCCCTGATGTCCGCCGGCACCCCTGCCCTGGCCCCGGCCATCCACGGCACCGTTCGGACCCGCGCGCTCGCGCAGGACCGGGCGGTGCCCCGCCTGTTCTGGCTTGCCGCGCTGCTACTCGGAACCGCGGTGACAGCGCGGCTCGATTTGAGCGCGGCGCTGGCCACGCAGGCGGGCATGACGCTGATGCTCGCCGGTGGCCTGCCGCATG
Protein-coding regions in this window:
- a CDS encoding glycosyltransferase family 2 protein, yielding MSAVPTVSVVMATYNGAALLPETLASLQAQRFADWELVAVDDGSQDGTVAVLRGLRDPRIRVLESAVNGGPVVARNRAFAEARGRYIAGLDQDDISLPDRFARQVAWLEANPATVLVSTATDCLTGERVRPGQWPRPLTPGLIDWLMLVQNPLVWSSVLFRADAARRLVPFERPECRYVEDFDLYHRLRAFGRIDQIDAVLTHYRVHAGGASQVFNGTMTAHAETLLRDRHAALLGSAAPDIAPLLVRYVMAKAPIGNRALLRRLFDGIGVLRDHFARQGQDAETLALVDREISRLWWRLCRAGVRSGRLPLRHALRARPAEAALADASTADLVTSSVIGAMRALRR
- a CDS encoding DegT/DnrJ/EryC1/StrS family aminotransferase gives rise to the protein MQRLPLIAPRPPRLSAMIDELRAIEARGVYSNGGPVVRAFEAAARDRLFGGQGACLAVNNATIGLMLAIRHAAGPRAGSGALALVPAFTFAATAQAVQWAGLTPVLCDSDPGDWAMAAAAEAAAFDRYGDRIAAVVPYATFGAGIDLARYRDYHARGIGVVLDAAASLGTLDAEGRSFGAGLPFPVVYSMHATKVFATAEGGLIHCGDAELIETLRSLANFGFVGGRSAEGPGLNAKLPEVLGALAMAKLAELEEVAAHRAGLDQIYRALLGGFADAHGFEFQALNGSRPALQFQSLLLPRAFAGHRAAIIARLAEQGIGAGQYFSPHLGEQPWFRASCVIDGALPVAYDIAGRILSLPVTDGMTADDVDTICTALIDACRSVGLDGLRVERRGRAVHSALIVGGGPAGTALLTASTKGDQLIGLARSGLAIVERDAVLGRGELGSYAITSDSTAETFLTAVKDNVHDDIAALTDHPAGREVALHAGRLGVPLARTTPFLEATGARLGTIVAQHGGVVATRSEVIEARRTRQGEWAATVRNLLTGEERVMRAANLVIATGGHQDPAHVAAEPVAGMPIGALAGDRLVLGDAFLRLGGLDRLRTRLAGTRAPRIAIVGGSTSAMAAAVLLLKASPALPLGPGALRLYHRRPLRPFYRSAEEARADGFTDFGPDDICPLSGFVYRLAGFRLEARELVLRMLGVGGRAPDPRMALCRLTGDNDAAMQAELRQADVVIGALGYRPRALPLFDADGRRIALMADHPGRPRLVDQQCRVLDAEGRPLPGVYGLGLASGHVPDGPLGGEASFSGKANGLWLWQNDIGRMIVDQILADRARVAA
- a CDS encoding NF038122 family metalloprotease, producing MQIRKNVKTWVACGVAAIGLMGVAAPAQAQLKINLVDNGGVTGSAAELGFKIAAGYWESVISTNVTINLGVGYSALGTGIIGSTGSARYSVATEDVIDALKAVGNSALDASAVLPTLSTTTFNDPTFGAVHGISMVRNAARTGNLGINVNASQYDTSITTNNVRLTVTEANLKALGYTGFAAGNDANVTFSSAFSFDFDPTNGITAGQMDFIGVAIHEIGHALGFTSGVDLYDQYSGVGPNASIGNGVNWNNQSAGSVLDLFRYSSDPRNVAPGTTPVLDWSVGTASYFSLDGGNTQFDDGSLMSTGAYNGDGRQASHFKDTASSAGGCNGYNQIGVMDPTFCYGEMGVITATDLAAFDAIGWNINLDVLANKGYTINTAQIYTALTAVPEPLSWATMLFGFALAGGAMRRRRAEAGVAIAA
- a CDS encoding bacteriorhodopsin-like; translated protein: MENAIVSPFQYSLIYNAFSFTFATMAAATIYLWFGRSQVSSAYKNAVTISGLVTAIAAYHYFRIFESWESAYHYVNGTVTVTGIAFNDAYRYVDWLLTVPLLLIELVLVMRLSREETVSKGWRLGLAAALMIILGYPGEIAADIPTRALWGTLSAIPFVYIVWELFSGLGKSIDRQPEAVRGLVKQARLLTFASWGFYPIVYMAPYAQITGPDAQTVIQIGYTIADLVAKAGVGLLIFAIAQRKSEVEGHGTPHTA